A genomic window from Salirhabdus salicampi includes:
- a CDS encoding zinc-binding dehydrogenase produces the protein MYEQLVAVAPRKAEILPYEDREIQPNEVRVKIKYASPKHGSELADFRGETPFLNEYFDSEWNLFMKREQPGEGVKFGEWNLGNQWVGEIIEVGSEVKDYQLGDTVCSYGGIRETHIVNAVDNHRLLNVPENMSWKNAVCYDPAQFALGGVRDSGFRPGDRVAVIGLGAIGQLAAQMVKKAGASYVAVVDPIEVRREAALKAGADVAFDSIKDDVGFELKKATDRMGVDIIIETSANQYALQDSLRGLAYGGTIAFVGWAREFRAGLNLGREAHFNNAKIVFSRAASEPNPDYPRWNRRRIEEVSWEMLSNGTLNCEYIVSPVVPFQESAKAYCEYVDHHPEKSIKLGVTFQK, from the coding sequence ATGTACGAACAATTAGTAGCGGTTGCACCTAGGAAAGCAGAGATATTACCGTATGAAGATAGGGAGATACAACCAAATGAGGTGAGGGTGAAAATCAAATACGCCTCCCCGAAACATGGATCTGAGTTAGCTGATTTTCGCGGTGAAACCCCATTTTTAAATGAATACTTCGATTCGGAATGGAATCTATTCATGAAACGAGAGCAGCCAGGTGAAGGTGTTAAATTCGGCGAGTGGAATCTAGGTAACCAATGGGTTGGAGAAATTATTGAAGTTGGGTCTGAAGTAAAAGACTACCAACTTGGAGATACAGTTTGTAGTTATGGAGGAATTCGTGAGACACATATTGTAAACGCAGTCGATAACCATCGTCTCCTGAATGTGCCTGAAAATATGTCATGGAAAAATGCTGTTTGTTATGACCCAGCTCAGTTTGCATTAGGAGGAGTTCGGGATAGCGGATTCCGTCCAGGTGATCGAGTTGCAGTAATCGGACTTGGCGCTATTGGCCAACTTGCTGCACAGATGGTGAAGAAAGCAGGGGCCAGCTATGTTGCAGTTGTAGACCCAATCGAAGTTCGCCGAGAAGCAGCTTTAAAAGCTGGTGCAGATGTGGCATTCGATTCTATCAAGGATGATGTTGGATTTGAACTAAAAAAAGCAACAGACAGAATGGGTGTAGATATTATCATTGAGACTAGCGCAAACCAATATGCCCTTCAAGATTCATTACGAGGTCTTGCATATGGAGGAACGATTGCCTTTGTAGGATGGGCTAGAGAATTTAGAGCTGGTTTAAACCTTGGCCGGGAAGCACATTTTAACAACGCTAAGATTGTTTTCTCCCGTGCTGCAAGCGAACCGAACCCTGATTATCCACGTTGGAACCGACGTCGTATTGAAGAGGTAAGCTGGGAAATGCTTAGTAATGGAACACTAAATTGTGAATACATTGTTTCTCCAGTTGTACCATTTCAAGAATCAGCGAAAGCTTATTGCGAGTATGTTGATCATCACCCAGAGAAAAGTATCAAATTGGGAGTTACGTTTCAGAAATAG
- a CDS encoding sugar phosphate isomerase/epimerase family protein, giving the protein MKLATQDKPFFPESLKEKLEYIKSIGFEGFEIDGKLLLERFDEVQRASEATGVPIIAACGGYEGWIGDFDEAKRKNGLSEIKDILRKLGKLGGQGIVVPAAWGMFSKRLPPMVPPRSDEEDRRILIESLSQLNEVAIETGTYVYLEPLNRYEDHMINTLEVASSLIEEGNFSNVKIIADFYHMNIEEPIIAESLKREKKYLGHVHIADSHRYQPGHGHLDFISGFSALQEIGYNGYMTFECRVLGEDERKLYTQSIRYIKECIEKSRAK; this is encoded by the coding sequence ATGAAATTAGCTACACAAGATAAACCGTTTTTTCCTGAAAGTTTAAAAGAGAAGCTAGAATATATAAAATCGATTGGATTTGAAGGATTTGAAATCGATGGAAAGCTCTTGCTGGAACGTTTTGATGAGGTACAGAGAGCAAGCGAAGCAACAGGTGTACCGATTATTGCAGCGTGCGGTGGATATGAAGGTTGGATTGGTGATTTTGATGAGGCTAAACGGAAAAACGGTCTTTCGGAAATTAAGGATATATTAAGGAAGCTTGGAAAGTTGGGGGGGCAGGGCATTGTCGTACCAGCGGCCTGGGGAATGTTCTCAAAACGACTTCCACCTATGGTTCCACCACGTTCTGATGAAGAGGATCGAAGGATTCTAATAGAATCCTTAAGCCAGTTAAATGAAGTGGCAATAGAAACAGGAACATACGTGTATTTAGAACCTCTTAACCGCTACGAGGACCATATGATTAATACACTAGAGGTTGCTTCTAGCTTAATTGAAGAAGGAAACTTCTCAAATGTGAAAATTATCGCTGATTTTTATCATATGAACATTGAGGAACCTATTATCGCTGAAAGTTTAAAGCGTGAAAAGAAATACTTAGGTCATGTTCATATCGCGGATAGTCATCGGTATCAGCCGGGGCACGGACATTTAGATTTCATTTCCGGATTTAGCGCTCTTCAGGAAATCGGCTATAACGGTTATATGACATTTGAATGTCGTGTACTAGGCGAAGATGAACGAAAGCTATACACTCAATCTATTCGCTATATTAAAGAATGTATTGAAAAAAGTAGAGCTAAGTAA
- a CDS encoding Gfo/Idh/MocA family protein, giving the protein MKKLRVGIIGPGQIAQTAHIPNYVKRPNEVEVVALVGTSKHKANQIANQMDIPYAFDDVQEMLDTCDLDAVSICTPNKYHKEAAILALQAGCHVFCEKPPAISVQEAIEMEEAAKDFGKVLTFNLHYRHSSEVEMMKRFIGEGELGEIYSARVHALRRRGIPGWGVFTNKDIQGGGPLIDIGIHMLDVALYLMDYPQPESILAATHQRIGTKEGVGLMGDWDPVKFSVEDAAMGMIRFENGASLILETSFALNMKSKSKMNVELFGDKGGANVFPPTIYQEKHGALVDIDIPFLPDINKYEKAINDFIDSCIGKKEPLITARQGVMLQKIIHSFYQSAETGNAINFKKI; this is encoded by the coding sequence ATGAAAAAATTACGCGTCGGAATTATCGGACCTGGGCAAATAGCACAGACAGCTCACATTCCGAATTATGTAAAGCGCCCGAACGAAGTTGAAGTAGTTGCACTAGTTGGTACTTCTAAACATAAAGCAAATCAAATCGCTAATCAAATGGACATACCGTATGCTTTTGATGATGTACAAGAAATGCTGGATACATGTGACCTTGATGCTGTAAGTATTTGTACACCTAACAAATATCATAAAGAAGCTGCCATTTTAGCTTTACAAGCAGGTTGTCACGTATTTTGTGAAAAGCCGCCAGCTATTTCGGTGCAAGAAGCCATAGAAATGGAAGAGGCGGCAAAAGACTTTGGTAAAGTTCTTACTTTCAACTTACACTATCGGCATAGTTCCGAAGTTGAAATGATGAAAAGATTTATTGGTGAAGGAGAACTTGGTGAAATATATTCCGCTCGTGTACATGCACTGCGAAGAAGGGGAATTCCAGGTTGGGGTGTTTTCACAAATAAAGATATACAAGGTGGAGGTCCGTTAATTGATATCGGTATCCATATGCTTGATGTAGCCTTATATTTGATGGACTATCCACAACCAGAAAGTATTTTAGCCGCAACCCATCAACGAATTGGTACGAAAGAGGGGGTTGGCTTGATGGGGGATTGGGATCCTGTTAAATTCTCCGTTGAAGATGCAGCAATGGGGATGATTCGTTTTGAGAATGGAGCATCACTTATTCTCGAAACATCCTTCGCTTTGAACATGAAAAGCAAGTCAAAGATGAACGTGGAATTATTTGGTGACAAAGGGGGAGCAAATGTGTTTCCCCCAACGATTTATCAGGAAAAACATGGTGCTTTAGTAGATATTGATATTCCATTTTTGCCGGACATAAATAAATATGAGAAGGCAATCAATGATTTTATTGATAGTTGTATAGGGAAAAAGGAGCCGCTGATAACGGCCAGACAAGGTGTTATGTTACAGAAAATCATTCATTCATTTTATCAATCAGCAGAAACGGGAAATGCTATTAACTTTAAAAAGATATAG
- a CDS encoding glycoside hydrolase family 65 protein → MLSYNLGSGENRNWVIAETEFNSSLLGKCETIMALGNGYMGVRSSTEESYVKQTRNLFVAGTFNRFDQTEPSELPNTADVTALEINLNGEQFSLDKGTIHRYYRYLHLKTGELVRVVDWESPKKERFELTFRRFISLKNLHLIGMRVDIKPLSEKANIQVTSGINGQMTNSGAQHFHEGEKRIFDKKFLQLIQTTTETNIDFVINATHRLKMNHEEIDLSPQMSLGRRRVDLQYSATVAKDKTYTVEKLSTVHTSRDSQIDSRSYDLEELRKLSLDGIQKARAVGYEQLFEESKSEWLKYWNQVDIQINSENEIDQLAVRFASYHLLIMTPHHDSRFGIGAKGLTGEGYKGHSFWDSEIFILPYFLYTKPEIARSLLEYRYHTIDGARKKAKDNGYDGAMYPWESAFTGEEETPLWAAVNILTGKATKVWSGIIEQHITADIAFAVWNYYTATQDVDFMNKYGSEILFETATFWASRVEWDDGKEQYIITDVVGPDEYKEHVDNNAFTNYLAHWTIQTAIRHYDECKTNRKNVFERLNDKLSLEEKYKKWKQAVDHIYLPVPRESDNLIPQDDTYLSKPIIDITKYKTDSAVQTILQDFSREQVIDMQVSKQADVVMLLYLLGDRFSDYVKKVNLDYYESRTIHDSSLSMAVHSIVAANVGDVKDAYEYFTKASLIDLGENMESSDAGVHAASLGGIWKAVVFGFAGIKLTSEVLMIKPNLPEQWNSITIPIYWRGDRLTVELTLNSIMIRNETGNNPSLPIEFNGTRFSLQDVIELRKVGKGI, encoded by the coding sequence ATGCTTAGTTACAACCTTGGGAGTGGTGAAAATAGAAACTGGGTCATAGCTGAAACAGAGTTTAACTCAAGCTTATTAGGTAAGTGCGAAACCATTATGGCTTTAGGCAACGGTTATATGGGAGTTAGATCTTCAACGGAAGAATCATATGTAAAACAAACGCGTAATTTGTTCGTCGCCGGTACGTTTAATAGATTCGATCAGACGGAACCATCAGAATTGCCTAATACAGCAGATGTTACGGCACTGGAGATCAACCTAAACGGCGAACAGTTTTCATTGGATAAAGGTACAATACATCGTTATTACCGTTATTTACATTTAAAAACCGGAGAATTAGTGCGTGTTGTGGATTGGGAAAGTCCTAAGAAAGAACGGTTTGAGTTAACGTTTAGAAGATTTATTTCCCTTAAAAATTTACATTTAATAGGTATGAGAGTGGATATAAAACCTTTATCTGAAAAAGCGAATATACAAGTAACATCGGGCATTAATGGACAAATGACGAATTCTGGTGCCCAACATTTCCACGAAGGTGAGAAGCGAATTTTTGATAAAAAATTCCTACAACTGATTCAAACAACAACAGAAACGAATATCGATTTTGTAATTAATGCGACACATCGTTTAAAAATGAATCATGAAGAGATCGACCTTTCACCCCAAATGTCACTAGGAAGGAGAAGGGTAGATTTACAGTATAGCGCAACAGTTGCAAAAGATAAAACATATACAGTGGAAAAACTTTCCACTGTCCATACAAGCCGGGACAGTCAAATAGATTCCCGTTCGTATGACCTGGAAGAACTTAGAAAATTATCTTTAGATGGTATACAAAAAGCACGTGCAGTAGGATATGAACAACTATTTGAGGAAAGTAAAAGTGAATGGTTAAAGTACTGGAACCAAGTGGATATTCAAATTAATAGTGAAAATGAAATTGATCAACTTGCTGTCCGATTTGCCTCGTATCATCTATTAATCATGACCCCACATCATGATTCAAGGTTTGGAATTGGTGCGAAAGGACTAACGGGAGAAGGATATAAAGGTCATTCCTTTTGGGACTCTGAAATCTTTATTCTTCCGTACTTTCTCTATACGAAGCCAGAAATTGCCCGTTCGTTGCTGGAATATCGTTATCACACTATTGATGGAGCAAGAAAAAAGGCGAAAGATAACGGCTACGATGGCGCGATGTATCCGTGGGAATCTGCTTTCACAGGAGAAGAAGAAACACCTTTATGGGCAGCGGTTAATATTTTAACAGGAAAAGCAACGAAAGTTTGGTCAGGGATTATTGAACAACATATTACCGCTGATATTGCTTTTGCGGTTTGGAATTATTACACCGCAACACAGGATGTTGACTTTATGAATAAGTACGGTAGTGAGATTTTGTTTGAAACAGCAACATTCTGGGCTAGCCGAGTTGAATGGGACGACGGAAAAGAACAGTATATCATTACAGATGTAGTTGGCCCTGATGAATATAAAGAGCATGTTGATAACAATGCCTTCACAAATTACTTAGCACATTGGACCATTCAAACAGCCATTAGACATTACGACGAATGTAAAACAAATCGAAAAAACGTATTTGAGCGCCTAAATGACAAATTATCATTAGAAGAGAAATATAAGAAATGGAAACAGGCTGTGGATCATATTTATTTACCTGTACCTAGAGAATCAGACAACTTAATTCCGCAGGATGACACATATTTATCAAAGCCAATCATTGATATTACAAAGTATAAGACGGATTCAGCAGTACAAACAATTTTGCAAGATTTCAGCCGAGAACAAGTGATAGATATGCAGGTTTCAAAGCAAGCAGACGTTGTAATGTTACTTTATCTACTAGGTGATCGTTTTTCAGATTACGTAAAAAAAGTAAATTTAGACTATTATGAATCAAGAACAATCCACGATTCTTCATTAAGCATGGCCGTTCACAGTATCGTTGCAGCAAATGTAGGTGATGTGAAGGATGCCTATGAATATTTTACAAAGGCTTCTTTAATCGATCTTGGCGAAAACATGGAATCATCTGATGCTGGAGTCCATGCCGCATCCTTAGGTGGAATATGGAAAGCAGTTGTGTTCGGTTTTGCTGGCATAAAGCTAACTAGTGAAGTACTAATGATTAAGCCCAATCTTCCAGAACAATGGAATAGTATAACCATTCCAATTTACTGGAGAGGTGACCGATTAACCGTTGAACTTACTTTGAACTCGATCATGATAAGAAACGAAACCGGTAACAACCCAAGTTTACCGATAGAGTTCAATGGAACAAGGTTTAGTTTGCAAGATGTTATTGAACTTAGGAAAGTAGGGAAAGGTATATGA
- a CDS encoding glycerate kinase: MKIVIAPDSFKECMSAQKASITMKEAVRKVLPNSDVSMLPVADGGEGTLEVLTYATNGKIYETTVTGPLGEEVTARYSILGDKKTAVVEMAEASGLHLVPLEKRNPLLTTTFGTGELMKAALQHNIEHLIVTIGGSSTNDCGVGMLQAIGAKITDDEGVDITFGGGSLDQVAHIDLSQIDSKMNQVTLSVACDVNNPLTGENGASYVFGPQKGATPEMVELLDRNISHFSLVVKKATGIDIGYKRGSGAAGGLGAALLMCGGKLKRGIDLVLDALQFDDQIVGASYIFTGEGRIDNQTPDGKVIAGIVQRASKMNIPVIAFGGSVARGYEPLYEQGLLSVHSITQGPCSLEQALQKGRDNLSHTVQNVMRVIAGNP, encoded by the coding sequence ATGAAAATCGTAATAGCACCCGACTCATTTAAAGAATGTATGTCGGCTCAAAAAGCATCAATAACGATGAAGGAAGCTGTACGTAAGGTCCTCCCAAACTCTGATGTTTCAATGCTCCCTGTTGCAGACGGTGGAGAAGGGACGTTAGAAGTTCTAACATATGCAACCAACGGTAAAATCTATGAAACAACTGTTACCGGTCCATTAGGGGAAGAGGTAACAGCACGCTATTCTATTTTAGGGGATAAAAAAACTGCTGTTGTAGAAATGGCAGAGGCGAGTGGCTTACATTTAGTACCGCTTGAAAAGAGAAACCCGCTTTTAACGACTACCTTTGGTACTGGTGAACTGATGAAGGCAGCGTTACAACATAATATCGAACATTTAATCGTGACAATTGGTGGAAGTTCGACAAACGATTGTGGTGTTGGCATGTTGCAAGCCATTGGCGCAAAGATTACTGATGATGAAGGAGTCGACATTACATTCGGTGGGGGATCACTCGATCAAGTTGCTCACATTGACTTAAGTCAAATTGATTCCAAAATGAATCAAGTTACTTTGTCTGTTGCTTGTGATGTCAATAATCCCTTAACTGGTGAAAATGGTGCAAGCTATGTTTTTGGACCACAAAAAGGTGCTACCCCTGAAATGGTTGAGCTATTAGATCGCAATATATCCCACTTCTCTTTGGTTGTAAAAAAAGCTACAGGTATCGATATAGGCTATAAGCGTGGGTCTGGAGCAGCAGGTGGATTAGGTGCAGCACTTCTTATGTGTGGGGGAAAGCTTAAGCGCGGTATTGATTTAGTATTAGATGCACTACAATTCGATGACCAGATTGTAGGAGCGAGCTACATTTTCACGGGTGAAGGGAGAATTGATAACCAGACACCTGATGGAAAAGTGATCGCAGGAATTGTACAGCGAGCATCAAAAATGAATATCCCTGTTATTGCTTTTGGGGGCTCGGTTGCAAGAGGATATGAGCCACTATATGAACAGGGGTTACTATCTGTACACAGCATCACACAAGGACCATGTTCACTGGAACAAGCATTACAAAAAGGTAGAGATAATTTATCGCATACAGTTCAAAATGTTATGAGGGTAATAGCTGGAAATCCGTAA
- a CDS encoding sugar phosphorylase: MNITMRKSIEDKLQLLYGDRSEEVYKGIEKVIEKYVNRSSSEKPWVTENDVMLITYGDSIKETGKAPLQTLREFLVKYANDTLTAVHILPFYPYTSDDGFSVTDYREINPDLGSWEDVNELAEHFDLMFDAVINHISKSSEWFQGYLNGDPKYKDYFIEADPSLDYSQVTRPRALPLLTPFETSRGVKHVWTTFSEDQIDLNFKNPDVLLEILDILSMYATNGARFLRLDAIGFMWKKQGTTCMHLEETHALIKLIREVLEISAPGTILITETNVPHKDNISYFGNGYDEAQMVYQFPLPPLTLFSFLTGNARKLSEWAASLEPTTEATSFFNFLSSHDGVGMRPTEGILTSEEKQYMVDKTLESGGQVSYKDNGDGTKSPYELNINYLDALAGLEEDDNVRVDKSLAAHTILLSVIGVPGIYVHSLLGSRNYYKGVEESGINRRINREKLDLDELVKELESDSLRHKIFCNMSDRIKLRRTQKAFSPNASQEVLFLDDRLFSIVRHNEETGDKITVLVNVSNEQVSLSNASIQGKDIISGRNVKGKLVINPYQAMWIQ, translated from the coding sequence ATGAATATTACGATGAGAAAGAGTATAGAAGATAAGCTTCAACTATTGTATGGAGATAGAAGTGAAGAAGTTTATAAAGGGATCGAAAAAGTAATAGAAAAATACGTTAACCGTAGTTCTTCTGAGAAACCATGGGTAACAGAAAATGATGTGATGCTCATCACCTATGGAGACTCTATTAAAGAAACGGGGAAGGCTCCGTTGCAGACGCTGAGGGAATTTTTGGTGAAATATGCGAATGATACATTAACAGCAGTTCATATTTTACCCTTCTATCCTTACACATCTGATGATGGGTTTTCAGTTACTGATTACCGTGAAATTAATCCTGACTTAGGTTCATGGGAGGACGTAAATGAATTAGCGGAACATTTCGATTTAATGTTCGATGCAGTCATTAATCATATATCTAAAAGTAGTGAATGGTTTCAAGGCTACTTGAACGGGGACCCTAAGTACAAGGACTATTTTATTGAAGCTGACCCTTCGCTCGATTATAGCCAAGTTACTAGACCACGGGCATTACCGTTACTGACACCTTTCGAAACAAGCCGGGGTGTTAAGCATGTATGGACAACATTTAGCGAAGACCAGATTGACTTAAACTTTAAAAATCCCGACGTACTGCTTGAAATTCTTGATATTTTAAGTATGTATGCTACGAACGGTGCACGTTTCCTTCGCTTAGATGCAATAGGCTTCATGTGGAAAAAACAAGGGACGACTTGTATGCACCTTGAAGAAACACATGCCTTAATTAAACTCATTCGAGAGGTTCTAGAAATTAGTGCACCTGGAACGATACTGATTACAGAAACAAATGTACCTCATAAGGATAACATTAGTTACTTTGGAAATGGGTATGATGAAGCCCAAATGGTATACCAATTTCCACTTCCGCCATTAACACTATTTTCCTTTTTGACCGGAAATGCCCGAAAACTTTCAGAATGGGCTGCAAGTCTTGAACCAACGACTGAAGCGACATCTTTTTTTAATTTCTTATCATCCCATGATGGGGTTGGGATGCGCCCGACTGAAGGTATACTCACTTCCGAAGAAAAGCAGTACATGGTTGATAAGACACTAGAGAGTGGAGGACAAGTTTCATATAAGGATAACGGAGATGGTACAAAGAGCCCTTATGAATTAAATATTAATTATTTAGATGCGTTAGCAGGACTGGAGGAAGATGACAACGTAAGAGTTGATAAATCTTTGGCTGCCCATACCATTTTATTATCTGTTATCGGCGTACCTGGTATATATGTTCATAGTTTACTTGGCTCACGAAACTACTACAAAGGTGTTGAAGAGTCAGGTATTAACCGACGTATCAACCGTGAAAAGCTTGACCTCGATGAATTAGTCAAAGAGTTGGAAAGCGATTCTCTTCGTCACAAGATCTTTTGTAATATGTCAGATCGGATTAAACTTAGAAGAACACAAAAAGCATTTAGTCCAAATGCATCACAAGAAGTACTGTTTCTTGATGACCGTCTGTTTTCTATTGTACGTCATAATGAGGAAACAGGAGATAAAATTACTGTTCTCGTAAATGTATCCAACGAACAAGTATCACTATCAAATGCTAGTATACAAGGGAAAGACATTATTAGTGGCCGAAATGTAAAAGGCAAACTAGTGATCAATCCGTACCAAGCTATGTGGATTCAGTAG
- a CDS encoding ABC transporter substrate-binding protein, with the protein MKKILGAGIFALSLLGLTACGGNSGSQGDEVEIQYWHMNVEEERVEVIKDIIAGFEEENPGITVKQVPIVEGDYPTKISAALGANQMPALLEAGVDTSLLLGEEEVVETGIHEDIINDFGKDDFFQGTLDLVESPAGDGYYGVPFYGWVQGVWYRKDIFEANGLEAPNTWENILTAAKTLHDPDNKKYGIVIGTQQDEFAEQVFSQFALSNNANVFDSDGNVSFDSPAMIEALEYYKDLAELTPPGAETWREAKDLYLAENTSMVMYSSYLMGALVDADLANETGFATPENLQPATFGQITSLTIPNTVSDEEKEAAKKFVNYVLEEENYIKYLHMSPGGQNPTRASIAEAPEYVDNEVLNAYGEESAVIASGLENLQRFGFQDGILYPSMGDISAKLIVGEAIFNMTQQDASPKEVAEKAQQKMEDTVN; encoded by the coding sequence TTGAAAAAGATATTAGGAGCAGGGATATTTGCTTTATCATTGTTGGGTCTAACTGCATGTGGTGGAAATTCAGGAAGCCAAGGCGACGAAGTAGAAATTCAATATTGGCACATGAATGTTGAGGAAGAGCGTGTAGAAGTCATTAAAGATATCATTGCAGGGTTTGAAGAGGAAAATCCAGGAATTACAGTGAAACAAGTACCAATCGTTGAGGGAGATTATCCAACAAAGATCTCTGCAGCATTAGGTGCTAACCAAATGCCTGCATTGTTAGAGGCAGGAGTTGATACTTCTTTACTACTAGGTGAGGAAGAAGTAGTTGAAACTGGAATACATGAAGACATCATTAATGATTTTGGAAAAGATGATTTCTTCCAAGGTACATTAGATCTTGTTGAATCTCCAGCAGGGGACGGATATTACGGTGTACCATTCTATGGATGGGTACAAGGTGTTTGGTATAGAAAAGATATTTTTGAAGCAAATGGTTTAGAGGCACCAAATACTTGGGAAAATATTTTAACAGCTGCTAAGACGTTACATGATCCTGATAATAAAAAGTACGGTATTGTAATAGGTACACAACAAGACGAATTTGCTGAACAAGTATTTAGTCAATTCGCTTTATCAAACAATGCGAATGTATTTGATAGCGATGGAAATGTAAGTTTTGATTCACCAGCAATGATTGAGGCACTAGAATACTATAAAGATCTTGCGGAATTGACACCTCCAGGTGCTGAAACATGGAGAGAAGCGAAGGATTTATACTTAGCAGAAAATACTTCAATGGTTATGTATTCTTCTTACCTAATGGGCGCGTTAGTTGATGCAGATTTGGCAAATGAAACTGGATTCGCTACACCTGAAAACTTACAGCCTGCAACGTTCGGCCAAATTACATCTTTAACGATTCCAAATACAGTTAGTGATGAGGAAAAAGAAGCGGCTAAGAAATTTGTAAACTATGTTTTAGAGGAAGAAAACTATATTAAGTATCTTCATATGTCTCCAGGTGGGCAAAACCCAACTAGAGCATCTATCGCGGAAGCGCCAGAGTATGTTGACAATGAGGTCTTAAATGCATACGGTGAAGAATCTGCAGTTATCGCATCCGGACTTGAAAACTTACAGCGTTTTGGATTCCAAGACGGAATTCTTTACCCATCAATGGGTGATATCTCAGCAAAACTCATTGTAGGTGAAGCGATATTTAACATGACTCAGCAGGATGCAAGTCCTAAAGAAGTTGCCGAAAAAGCGCAACAAAAGATGGAGGATACTGTTAATTAA